A stretch of the Raphanus sativus cultivar WK10039 unplaced genomic scaffold, ASM80110v3 Scaffold0169, whole genome shotgun sequence genome encodes the following:
- the LOC108845244 gene encoding MATH domain and coiled-coil domain-containing protein At2g42460-like, giving the protein MGNQMQKSISDKSDQLQTSYTFEIDNFSDNIYPIKSPKFLSGGCEWYLLVHPKETILFDDHLSVYLCVYNPKSLRTGWERKANFRFTLLNQSGKVLHRATERSCLFCAQLSPWGHKTLPLSKLKEEGFLENSKLIIKVDVEVVDIVHEAELTGQETLVLKGFEVLYSQYDSVHKIFKEHPNIAIDFKPKDKGVKAAYMNLLLSLIETLRKPPQSFSNTELSNAESQLNELAEAGFKLDWLKSKLEEVSLERNNADADGSRVQEVEQRIKNLELTLLDLKVELKREKSKSAAAAVAKLVSFDDIVLRRK; this is encoded by the exons ATGGGGAATCAAATGCAGAAGAGTATCTCAG ATAAGAGTGATCAGTTGCAAACGAGTTACACGTTCGAGATAGATAACTTCTCCGACAATATATATCCGATAAAGTCTCCAAAGTTTTTAAGCGGCGGGTGTGAATG GTATCTTCTAGTTCATCCCAAGGAAACCATATTATTTGATGATCACTTGAGTGTGTACCTATGCGTTTATAATCCTAAATCATTGCGAACTGGATGGGAAAGGAAAGCTAACTTTCGATTCACTCTTTTGAACCAATCCGGAAAGGTTCTCCACCGCGCAACTG AAAGATCATGTTTATTCTGCGCTCAGCTCTCACCCTGGGGTCATAAGACATTGCCACTTAGCAAGCTTAAAGAAGAAGGATTTCTGGAAAATAGCAAACTGATCATTAAAGTGGATGTAGAAGTAGTTGACATTGTTCATGAAGCAGAGTTAACCGGGCAAGAGACGTTAGTTCTCAAGGGTTTTGAGGTTCTTTATAGTCAG TATGATTCggtgcacaaaattttcaaggaACACCCAAACATTGCTATTGATTTCAAACCAAAGGACAAAGGTGTGAAGGCAGCATACATGAATCTTCTTCTCAGCCTCATCGAGACACTGCGCAAGCCTCCACAGAGCTTTTCTAATACTGAGCTAAGCAACGCTGAGAGCCAGTTGAATGAGCTAGCAGAAGCGGGATTCAAGCTGGATTGGTTAAAGTCAAAGCTTGAGGAGGTGTCCTTGGAGAGAAACAATGCAGATGCGGATGGATCTCGGGTCCAAGAAGTTGAGCAACGCATCAAGAACCTGGAGCTGACTTTGTTGGATCTCAAAGTTGAACTGAAAAGGGAAAAGTCTAaatctgctgctgctgctgttgctaAGCTTGTGTCTTTTGACGACATTGTTTTACGTCGAAAATAA
- the LOC108845243 gene encoding MATH domain and coiled-coil domain-containing protein At2g42460-like, which produces MEKALSWEINNFSEKNSAMKSDRFSSGGCEWYLCVYPEGKIVDDHLSLSLSVVNPRTLLPGWRRQASFCFVLLNQSGKVLHTTVEKSRLFCAETPSWGIIKVLTLTKLQQDGFMENNKLTIEVDIKVTKVVYEGKSTENEIVVVHGFHVLNSQAVSVCNMFVKHPDVAVDIRSEIREVKTAYMNILLGLVQTLDKPPQSLSETELSNAGSELSELTDAGFKLDWLKSKLEEVSLKRKEPSSALKIEPEKENNKSATAAAPPRVSPFECIRILIKKFFLACF; this is translated from the exons ATGGAGAAGGCTTTGAGTTGGGAGATAAACAACTTTTCCGAAAAGAATAGTGCGATGAAGTCAGATCGTTTCTCAAGCGGCGGCTGCGAATG GTATCTTTGTGTTTATCCGGAGGGAAAAATTGTGGATGATCACTTGTCTCTCTCCCTAAGCGTTGTGAATCCTCGAACACTGCTACCTGGATGGAGAAGACAAgctagtttttgttttgttttgttgaatCAATCTGGCAAAGTTCTACATACAACCGTTG AAAAAAGCAGATTGTTCTGTGCTGAGACTCCAAGCTGGGGTATTATCAAAGTGTTGACTCTTACCAAGCTTCAACAAGATGGGTTTATGGAGAACAACAAACTAACCATTGAAGTCGACATTAAAGTAACTAAAGTTGTTTATGAAGGAAAATCAACAGAGAATGAGATTGTAGTTGTTCACGGTTTCCATGTTCTTAATAGTCAG GCTGTTTCAGTATGCAACATGTTTGTGAAGCACCCAGACGTTGCGGTAGATATTAGATCAGAAATCAGAGAGGTGAAGACAGCATACATGAATATTCTCCTCGGTCTAGTCCAGACACTAGACAAGCCTCCTCAGAGCTTGTCGGAGACTGAGCTAAGCAACGCAGGCAGCGAGTTGAGCGAGCTAACTGATGCTGGCTTTAAGCTGGATTGGTTGAAGTCAAAGCTTGAGGAAGTTTCCTTGAAGAGGAAGGAACCATCTTCTGCACTCAAAATTGAACCGGAGAAGGAGAATAACAAATCTGCTACAGCTGCTGCTCCTCCAAGAGTTTCTCCATTTGAGTGCATACGCATTTTGATAAAGAAATTCTTTTTGGCTTGCTTCTAA